In Mesorhizobium sp. J428, the genomic window TTCACCATGGTCCGGAACGGAACCTGCGAGAAGTGCGATACGTGTGGCGCGACGTCAGGGTGTTCGTGAGAATCCGCAACCGTTGAAGCGCTAAACATGCCGGCCCGGTCGCAAGATCGGGCCGAACTACAAGAAGGAACAAAAGGGATACACGCATAACGATGCCCTTATATGGCATCCAGAAACACCAAGGCCGACCCCTGCCAGGGTCGGCCTTGGATACCGCGAATAAAGCCGAAGCCACGCGGGGCGAAGAAATCTGACGACCTCTCCCTTAGCAGGAGCACCATATGGGGAGTCGGGTTTCAGAGTCGAGGTAGCGAAGGCAAAACAGGAACCTAAACATGTTCACCTTCGGAACTTCTGCATACCTGAAAATGATATCGCTCAATGCGAAACCTCAACGCACGGAAGTGCGTAAGCGGCTCATTCCCAGTGATGACCCCTATGACTTCCATCGGTCGCTTAGGCCTCTCGCCAATAGGATGCTCGCAAAGGGTGAGGACGTTGAAAGCGTGTTCGAATCTGCAAGTCGAATTTCTGCAACTCCGGAACGAAATTCCGTGCAGGCAGGATTACGAACGCTCTTGCTATGGCGCGACGTGCATACTGCTGATCTGTTCGAAGTCAAACCTCACACTCATACGAGCCCACAAGAAATTTTCAGAGTAAAATTTACAGCCGATTTTGGTACAATCATAGATGGAAAGCGGTGCGGTGTTCATCTTTGGAACACAAAGAAACCTGTTATCGATGCGCGTTTTTCAACAGCAACTCTTTCGATTATTAGAGAGTTCTATCCAGAATTAGATGGGCTAGCGGTCCTTTCTCTAATTGACTCCAGCCTCATCTGGTCCTCGGATGAGACCGCCTACGCAGATCTTGGGCGTCGGCTTATGACAAGGTTGGAGAACGTCATCCTAAGCGTTGAAGAGGAAATCCGAGACTCTGGCCGCGATAGACCGTCACCGCCGAGCCATCCCACCCCAATCATATAGGCGACACGTCCACCTGTCCTTCCCCCTTGTGGGGGAAGGTGCCGCCCTCGCTGCTCGCGCAGGCGAGCGGTGAGATCAGGCGGCGGATGAGGGGTGCTGGACGGAGTAAGACGGTCCAGAACATGCGCGGCGAGCGCCCCCTGCACACCCGAGTTCCGTCCAACACCCCTCATCCGTCTCGGCCTTCGGCCGATCCACCTTCTCCCACAAGGGGAGAAGGACACGCGCTCCTCCCCTAAACCAATCCCCAACCACGTCCCGCGCCGCCGCTTGCCACGCCGCCGCCGCGCGGGCATGCAGGTTCCGCATCGTCACCGGGGGAAATCATGACACATCGCACGCCGCGCGCCGCATGCCGCGCCTTCCTCATCCTTCTGGCCGCAACCGCCCACGCCGCCGCCCTCGACCCCACGCCGCAGGCGGCGGTCGTCACGCCGCTCGCCTCGACAGACAAGACCGATGCCGGCCAGCCGCTCGTCCTGCCGCGCGACAAGCCGCGCGTCATCGCCTCGATCTTCGAAATCCCGCCCGGCGCCACGCTGCCGGTGCACAAGCACCCCTCCGCCCGCTACGCCTACGTGCTCGCCGGAAACCTGCGCGTCACCAATGCCGACACCGGCAAGACCACGGACTACAAGACCGGCGACTTCATCGTCGAGATGATCGACACCTGGCACCAGGGCGCCAACACCGGCTCGGACACCGTCCGCCTCCTCGTCATCGACCAGGTCGAAGGCGACGCCCCGCACACGGTGCTGAAGCAGTAGGGTGAGCATCCGTTTCGCCGCGGGCGAATTGGAAGGTCCAGTGGACCTTCCAAAGGATGTGAACGCCCGGAGCCCTGGCGGAGGGCCGGGAAACAGGCTCATGTAACCGGCCCCCTCGCCCTCTGCATGTTTGGCTTCGTCGACGACCGCCCGAATTCCCACCATCTCACTCCGACCCTCTCCTATGGACAAGCGCCCGACCGCAGGCTCTATTCCCTTGGGGAAAGTGCATCGGGAGTGACGTCATGCATTCATCATTGGCTTGGGCTGTCGCGGTTGCCGCGCTGGCGCTTTCGTCCGCGGCCCGCGCGGAGACGATCTACTGCACCGCGATCAACGCGCTGCCGGCAGTGATCAGCACGCAGGGCATCTATTGCCTCAAGAAGGATCTCGCCACCTCGATAACGACAGGCGCGGCCATCACGATCAACACCAACAATGTGACGATCGATCTGAACGGCTTCAAGCTGGGCGGCCTGGGCGGCGGTGCCGGTTCCCAGGCCAAGGGAATCGCCGCGACCGGTCGAACGAACATCACATTGCGCAATGGCTCCGTGAGGGGCTTCTATGCCGGCATCGACCTGTCCGGGGGCGGCTCCGGCCATCTGATCGAAGACATGAGGGTCGAAGGCTCCCTCCAGACCGGAATTCTCATCGCCGCCGACGGCGCGATCATTCGCCGAAATGTCATTTCGTCCATCGGCGGAGGTTCAGACTACTCCGCCTACGGCATTTACATCGCCGCCAACGGCGTTTCGGTGACGGACAATGTCGTCGACGGTATCCATGAGACCTACCAGGCCGTAGGCATCATGAGCATAAGCGGCAGTGCAAGAGGAATTATTGCCGCGAACGAAGTGCGCGACATAGGTTCGACGACGAGTTCGACGTCCAGGGGCATCTGGGTATCCGGCACCAACCGGATGGTGATCAAGGACAACTATGTCGTCAACACCACGGCCGGGGCTTTGCATGGAATCCATGCTGACGGCACGAGCGACGCGTGCATCGGCAACATCGTGTCTGCAACCTTCTCGACCGCGATCTATGGCTGCGATTATTCCAGCGGCAATCACGTCTTCTAAGTCGTCCGGTCACGCGGCCCCTATCCTCCCCTGCGAAGCGAGGGGTCCGAAGGACGGGCGAGATAAGTGGCTCGCCCCGGCAAGGGACCACGCGAAGCGTGGTGGAGGGGGCTGCGAGGCCAACGAGCCTGAGACATGCCTACTGCCTACTGCCTACTCCCTACTCCCCTACTCCCCACGCACCGTCCCTTAACCGTTGATGCCTCATCCTGCGGGCCACGATGGAGGCGCGGATGGCGGCGAATCGCAAGCGCTCGGGCGCGAAACCGGCACGACGGAAGAATTCGGGGCGCAGCGGCGGCCGCGTCGCGGCCTCCCTCGGCCTCGTGACGCTGGGGGCCGTGCTGGCCTTTGCCGCCACGGCCTGGTTCGGCATGCCCGATCTCGACCGGCTGAAGCGCAGCATCGCCGGCGCCGCTCCTCCCGCAAAGGTGGAGCGCACGGCCAGGCCCGAGCGCTCGCGCCTGCCCGCCGCAAAGCCGGATCGTTCGATCGAAACCGCCGCCCTGCCGGTGCCGCGCCCGTCGAAGCCGGTGCCGCAGAAGACGCGCGAGGACAAGCCCCTGCCCGCGGTCGCCCGTCCGCCGGCCGAGGTCGCGCCGACGCCGAAGGCGGAGGTTCCCAACGCGCCGGTAAAAACCGCCCTGCCCACGGCGCCGAAGAACGCCACGCGGCTTGCCGGCCTCGCCTTCCCGATCTGCGGCGAGCGCGCCGCGCGCGGCTGCGTCGTCGACGGCGACACCTTCGTCCTCGACGGCAAGGCGATCGGCGTCGCCGATATCGAGGTGCCGGCCGCCGGCGACCCGAAATGCCGGCGCGAGGCGATGCTGGCGGCCAAGGCGAAGGATCGCCTGCGCGAGCTTTTGAGCGCCGGCCCGCTGGAGCTGGTCGCCGCCTCGGACGACAAGGACATCTACGGCCGCAAGCTGCGCACCGTCATGCGCGACGGCCGCTCGATCGGCGATGCGATGATCGCCGAAGGCCTCGCCCGCCGGCCGGGCGGGTCGCGACAGACCTGGTGCGGCTGATGTCTAGCGCTGCCAGGCGGCGAATTCCCTGAGCAGGCCTTCCATCGCCTCCATGGGCGGAAAGCGCTCGAAGGAATGAGCCGCCCCAGTCTCGGCGAAGGGCAGTTTTTCCGACGTGTAGGTCTCGATGAAGGGCGCGATGCCGCTCGTGTCGTCCAGCATGGTCGGGCGCAGATTGACGAACCAGTCCATGCCTTGCGGCCGGGTGAACATCCAGCTCATGCACCAGCCGCAGAAATGATGCGCACTGTCCTCGCCGTGCAGGCCGCCGATCACCGTCTCGCCCTCGGTCACCTCGAAACCGTCGGCCGGGATCGCGGCGGACAGCGAAAAGGCCGACGAGCTCATCCTCTGGCAGCCGGTGCAATGGCAGGCCATCGTCACCAGCGGCGCCTTCGTCACCTTCAGCCGCACCCGCCCGCAGCGGCACCCGCCCTCGCGCGGCACTATCCAGTCGCTCATCTCGTCACCTCCATGATGCACAGACCATTGCCCCGCCCCGCGCACAACGGCAAGCACCCGAACCGCTCCCTGCCTGCCCCGCCTCGCCCCTGACCGCTTCATGCCACCCCGCGCGCCCGTCTTCCCGGGCGCCGGAGGCGACCCGGGACCCATTCCTCTCTCCGGTTACACGCTGAAAACGCCCACGGTCGCGGCAAGGGTCAGCGCCAACCCGCCATGGTCAATCGGTCCCGGCTGACCTCCGGTCGCCGGGATGACGATCGCGGACAGTTTGCGCTGTCTTGAGAGGAGCCGGAGAGGTCAGTTCTGGCACATCATCCGATGGATCGATTTCCGCTCACTTTCCGCTAACCCCTTGATCCCATTGGCCCGCCGAATCTTTTCATCCACCCCTTTCAGACATGCATGACACTGTGCTCGGTGAAACGGGAGCCGGCGATGGGCTGGAGGGCGAAGGCGGGGAGGGAACAGGCGTTAAAGGCGAGGATCGTCATGCGCCTGTTCTCGATCGCCGACATGGCCGAGCAGGCCGCCGGCCGGTCGTTCTGGGTCCGCTGGTGCGTGCTGTGGGCCGCCTGGCAGGCCAATGCGCTGCTCCGGGCCTACGTCGAAGGCACGCTCCGCAGTTCCGCACGCAGACCCTGGAGGCCGGTCCTGATGCCGGCCGGTTTCGGCAGCA contains:
- a CDS encoding cupin domain-containing protein, which produces MTHRTPRAACRAFLILLAATAHAAALDPTPQAAVVTPLASTDKTDAGQPLVLPRDKPRVIASIFEIPPGATLPVHKHPSARYAYVLAGNLRVTNADTGKTTDYKTGDFIVEMIDTWHQGANTGSDTVRLLVIDQVEGDAPHTVLKQ
- a CDS encoding right-handed parallel beta-helix repeat-containing protein; this encodes MHSSLAWAVAVAALALSSAARAETIYCTAINALPAVISTQGIYCLKKDLATSITTGAAITINTNNVTIDLNGFKLGGLGGGAGSQAKGIAATGRTNITLRNGSVRGFYAGIDLSGGGSGHLIEDMRVEGSLQTGILIAADGAIIRRNVISSIGGGSDYSAYGIYIAANGVSVTDNVVDGIHETYQAVGIMSISGSARGIIAANEVRDIGSTTSSTSRGIWVSGTNRMVIKDNYVVNTTAGALHGIHADGTSDACIGNIVSATFSTAIYGCDYSSGNHVF
- a CDS encoding thermonuclease family protein, producing the protein MAANRKRSGAKPARRKNSGRSGGRVAASLGLVTLGAVLAFAATAWFGMPDLDRLKRSIAGAAPPAKVERTARPERSRLPAAKPDRSIETAALPVPRPSKPVPQKTREDKPLPAVARPPAEVAPTPKAEVPNAPVKTALPTAPKNATRLAGLAFPICGERAARGCVVDGDTFVLDGKAIGVADIEVPAAGDPKCRREAMLAAKAKDRLRELLSAGPLELVAASDDKDIYGRKLRTVMRDGRSIGDAMIAEGLARRPGGSRQTWCG
- a CDS encoding GFA family protein, producing MSDWIVPREGGCRCGRVRLKVTKAPLVTMACHCTGCQRMSSSAFSLSAAIPADGFEVTEGETVIGGLHGEDSAHHFCGWCMSWMFTRPQGMDWFVNLRPTMLDDTSGIAPFIETYTSEKLPFAETGAAHSFERFPPMEAMEGLLREFAAWQR